GTGGCTTCCACCCTGAACACTACTTCGTCGGTAAAAGCAAAGGCTGCTTGTTGTGCTGGGGAGAAGGATTTCGCAACAGTGTCGCCACGTTCCAGGACGGAGATCTGCTCTTCCGTCATCCCGACGCTACGAGCCACGACCACATTATTCCGCCAGATATATAAGCACTCTTGCAACGTCGCGACCCTCAGGGCAATCATGCGCTCCAGTGCGGGATCGATTTCCAAAGGCCGGAAAAGTAACAAAAGAAAATCGATGTAGGCCGGATAGAGCGATTCTGCATTTGCCATAGCGCGTAACCCGTTGACCGCCGGAAGCTTCGCAAGTGCCTGCTTCACTGAAGGTGAAGCGGTTTCGGGATCGACCAAACCCAATCTTGCCGCACTGGTTTTTGACGACATCGTTTGTTTCCTTTCGATCCACGTTATGCGCGTGGCGTTCGTGTGTGTTTCCTAACCGCGTTTGACCTCTCGCGTCCCCTCTACAACGCGGGTCATCTCGTATGCGGAGAATCAACAAGTCATTCTCCGCACGACTGGGAATGAGCACGCGAAGTGCCAAGAAAGCAATGCCGTGGCATCTCTGAATCGAAAAGGGTTGTGAAGCGGCGGATTTCGCCGGCGTTCGTCGCGCGTCGAATTTATGACGTCAAGGCAAAAGCGGATTGACCTGCAGCGGGCGCAATCCCGTCACGCATTCTCCTGAGAGGTTCTGATGTGCACGCCCTTATACTCACAAGCGGACGGCTCTTTATTCCTCGGTTACCGCGCTCGTCCTACGCAGCGTGAAAACTCATGGTGTCGGTAAACTGTTGGTGGCCGGCAGAGAAGTAGCGACTAAGCGTCCCGCGCGAAGGACAGTTTTCAATTACGGTCCAAAGAGGATGTTGCCAAAGCACTGGCCGGACTGCCCGCCAAATCGAGATTCGGAATCGACCAGGCGACAACGGCGGCACACACGGAAAGCCCTCCTAATGCGAAAAATACCCATCGGTATGCCGCCATCAATGCCGGCGCTATCTGAGAAGGCTCGACACGGCTCGAAGCAATCGAGGAAAGTTCATGGCTAAGGATGGCCCGTGCGTTCGGATCGACAACTTGCAAAGCTCCAAGCAATACCGCGGAAGAGATCGCGGCCCCTGTTGCGCCCCCAATCGTGCGACTGAACGACACAGTCGCCGTAGCAACGCCCAGACGATCTTTCCCTGCCGCCCATTGCACCATGGTCTGCGCGGCGGGCAT
This portion of the Acidicapsa acidisoli genome encodes:
- a CDS encoding carboxymuconolactone decarboxylase family protein, producing MSSKTSAARLGLVDPETASPSVKQALAKLPAVNGLRAMANAESLYPAYIDFLLLLFRPLEIDPALERMIALRVATLQECLYIWRNNVVVARSVGMTEEQISVLERGDTVAKSFSPAQQAAFAFTDEVVFRVEATDATYDRAKQYFSDRALTEILFVIGNYMLVARVIRTGRVPLDEKPTPFPQQGA